The following proteins are co-located in the Triplophysa dalaica isolate WHDGS20190420 chromosome 2, ASM1584641v1, whole genome shotgun sequence genome:
- the LOC130437408 gene encoding zinc finger protein OZF-like isoform X2, with product MFVALDKGVCQMHKYASGDSCGDGETASTSKQRLTAQTLSCITCGKTFSSQRRLETHERKHTEQKLFTCTRCDISFPTLQEKKLHSQEHRDKKHFHCQQCGKSFVSSSNLKIHMMSHTGEKPFHCSECDKYFSSKGNLVLHQRIHMVEKPYACPQCEKRFSHRPHLKRHVDLHTNERPHQCSECGKTYRRSDALKLHQKTHTGEKLYQCSDCDKHFQKKSNLITHERTHTGEKPCVCSDCGKRFSDPNTYKRHQRFHTGEKLYVCSHCENRFSDHSSYKVHVRIHTGEKPYECRLCGNSFSRQNTLRKHQRIHTGEKPYKCSQCDKTFARQDVLRIHERVHSGEKPYHCSDCGKSFSGRSNFRVHQRIHTGEKPYICSQCDKTFAQPDVLKSHERTHTGEKPYHCSICEKSFSHKSTFKVHERVHTEEKPYQCSVCGEGFTYLKRLKIHKKKHAKEQPALESS from the exons ATGtttgtcgctttggataaaggcgtctgccaaatgcataaat atgcaagcggtgattcatgtggtgatggagaaacggcctctacatcaaaacagcgactgacagcacaaactctttcctgcatcacctgtggaaagacattcagttcacagagacgtttagagacacatgagagaaaacacacagaacagaaactcttcacctgcaccagatgtgacatcagctttcctaccttacaagagaagaaacttcattcacaagagcacagagacaagaaacactttcactGTCAGCAGTGTGGGAAGAGTTTTGTCTCTTCTTCGAATCTAAAGATTCACATGATGtcacacactggagaaaaacctttccactgcagtgaatgtgacaaatattttaGCAGCAAAGGAAATCTTGTTcttcatcagagaattcacatGGTGGAAAAACCGTACGCGTGTCCTCAGTGTGAGAAGAGATTCAGCCACAGACCTCATCTGAAGAGACACGTGGATTTACACACCAATGAGAGACCGCATcagtgcagtgaatgtggaaaaacTTATAGGAGGTCAGATGCTTTAAAGTTAcaccaaaaaacacacactgggGAGAAACTCTATCAGTGTTCTGACTGTGataaacatttccaaaaaaaatctaacctAATAACTCACgagagaactcacactggagagaaaccttgtGTCTGCTCTGACTGTGGAAAGAGATTTTCTGATCCAAATACTTATAAACGTCATCAGAGatttcacactggagaaaaacttTACGTTTGCTCTCACTGTGAAAATAGATTTTCTGATCATAGTTCTTACAAAGTTCATGTGAGAATTCACACGGGAGAAAAACCTTATGAGTGCAGACTTTGTGGAAATAGTTTTAGCCGACAAAACACTTTAAGAAAACACCAGAGAATTCATACAGGTGAAAAACCTTAtaaatgttctcagtgtgacaagacGTTTGCTCGACAAGATGTCCTGAGAATCCATGAGAGAGTTCACagtggagagaaaccttatcactgcTCTGACTGTGGAAAGAGCTTCTCCGGACGATCTAATTTCAGAgttcatcagagaattcacacagGTGAAAAACCTTATATatgttctcagtgtgacaagacGTTTGCTCAACCAGATGTCCTGAAATCCCACgagagaactcacactggagagaaaccttatcactgcTCCATCTGCGAGAAAAGCTTTTCTCATAAGAGTACTTTCAAAGTTCatgagagagttcacactgAAGAGAAACCTTATCAGTGCTCCGTCTGCGGCGAGGGATTCACTTATTTAAAACGTCTTAAGATTCATAAGAAGAAACATGCTAAAGAACAACCTGCACTGGAATCATCATag
- the LOC130435558 gene encoding zinc finger protein 501-like, protein MLKMTSQMCCKSVGTDLSMLDIDDFITEICQLKKEVKLLEEKLRTRGDELNTEKSRHTQDSELSLTLLCYTDTNPTDAQDTVCDSNHTLNQDESTDQTSTESLDSVCNAGEQQILNTRPLNMCSVTLMDCRKLMEIKTQTPAENEDDDDDFIPSDESGDSCGDGETASTSKQRLTAQTLSCITCGKTFSSQRRLETHERKHTEQKLFTCTRCDISFPTLQEKKLHSQEHRDKKHFHCQQCGKNYCSTSSLNAHMRKHTGEKPFHCSECDKYFSTKAYLFTHKRIHTGEKPHTCPHCEKRFTDVYGLKTHVLVHSDERRFQCSECGKSFKQPIALTIHQKIHAGEKLYQCSHCDKRFRQIAHLTSHERIHTGEKPYLCSHCGKSFTDPSHFRVHLRIHTGEKPHHCSVCGKRFTQHTTLLKHQRIHSGERPFKCSQCDKTFARSDVLKTHERVHTGEKPYHCSICAERFAYLGSFQTHQKKHAEEQTAGK, encoded by the exons atgTTGAAGATGACGTcacagatgtgctgtaaatcagtgggaactgatctgtccatgctggatattgatgatttcatcacagaaatctgtcagctgaagaaagaggtgaagttactggaggaaaagctgaggacaagaggagatgaactcaacacagag AagtccagacacacacaggacTCAGAGCTCAGCCTCACTTTACTCTGTTATACTGACacaaaccccacagacgctcaggacactgtgtgtgacagtaatcacaccttgaatcaggatgaatctactgatcaaacctccacagagtctctggattctgtctgtaacgctggagaacagcagatcctgaacaccagaccactgaacatgtgttctgtcacactgatggactgcaggaaactgatggagatcaaaacacaaacacccGCAGAaaatgaggatgatgatgatgattttattCCTTCAG atgagagcggtgattcatgtggtgatggagaaacggcctctacatcaaaacagcgactgacagcacaaactctttcctgcatcacctgtggaaagacattcagttcacagagacgtttagagacacatgagagaaaacacacagaacagaaactcttcacctgcacgagatgtgacatcagctttcctaccttacaagagaagaaacttcattcacaagagcacagagacaagaaacactttcactGTCAGCAGTGTGGGAAGAATTATTGCTCCACTTCTAGTCTGAACGCTCACATGAGGaaacacactggagaaaaacctttccactgcagtgaatgtgacaaatatttcagCACAAAAGCTTATCTTTTTACTCATAAGAGAATTCACACAGGAGAAAAACCCCATACGTGTCCTCACTGTGAGAAAAGGTTCACCGATGTATACGGTCTGAAGACCCATGTGCTTGTGCACAGTGATGAGAGAAGGTTTCAATgcagtgaatgtggaaaaagtTTCAAGCAGCCAATTGCTCTCACAATACACCAAAAAATACATGCTGGGGAGAAACTCTATCAGTGTTCACACTGTGATAAACGGTTTCGTCAGATAGCTCATCTGACATCTCatgagagaattcacactggagagaagcCTTACCTCTGCTCtcactgtggaaagagttttactgATCCATCTCATTTCAGAGTTCAtttgagaattcacactggagagaaacctcatcactgcagtgtttgtgggaAGAGATTCACACAACATACTACCCTACTTAAGCACCAGAGAATTCATTCTGGTGAAAGACCCTTcaaatgttctcagtgtgacaagacGTTTGCTCGATCAGATGTTTTAAAGACCCatgagagagttcacactggagagaaaccttatcactgcTCCATCTGTGCAGAGAGATTTGCTTATTTAGGAAGTTTTCAGACTCATCAGAAGAAACatgctgaagaacaaactgCAGGAAAATAA
- the LOC130437408 gene encoding zinc finger protein OZF-like isoform X1, translating to MLMMTSQTDVKCSRHTRDTRPLNMCSVTLMDCRKLMKMKTELTVKEEQTDEHENHDDFIPSVEMVNDKNLEIKTELKSEEQTEEEKDLFSAVKLINRVNMMEIKTELYTDDGDDFIPSDASGDSCGDGETASTSKQRLTAQTLSCITCGKTFSSQRRLETHERKHTEQKLFTCTRCDISFPTLQEKKLHSQEHRDKKHFHCQQCGKSFVSSSNLKIHMMSHTGEKPFHCSECDKYFSSKGNLVLHQRIHMVEKPYACPQCEKRFSHRPHLKRHVDLHTNERPHQCSECGKTYRRSDALKLHQKTHTGEKLYQCSDCDKHFQKKSNLITHERTHTGEKPCVCSDCGKRFSDPNTYKRHQRFHTGEKLYVCSHCENRFSDHSSYKVHVRIHTGEKPYECRLCGNSFSRQNTLRKHQRIHTGEKPYKCSQCDKTFARQDVLRIHERVHSGEKPYHCSDCGKSFSGRSNFRVHQRIHTGEKPYICSQCDKTFAQPDVLKSHERTHTGEKPYHCSICEKSFSHKSTFKVHERVHTEEKPYQCSVCGEGFTYLKRLKIHKKKHAKEQPALESS from the exons atGTTGATGATGACGTCACAGACGGATGTGAAGTGCTCCAGACACACACGCGACACCAGACCactgaacatgtgttctgtCACACTGATGGACTGCAGGAAACTGATGAAGATGAAAACAGAACTCACAGTAAAGGAAGAACAGACTGATGAACATGAGAATCATGATGATTTTATTCCTTCAGTTGAAATGGTGAATGACAAGAACCTGGAGATAAAAACAGAACTCAAATCAGAGGAACAGACTGAAGAAGAAAAGGATTTATTTTCTGCAGTCAAACTGATAAACAGAGTGAACATGATGGAGATAAAAACTGAACTTTACactgatgatggtgatgatttTATTCCTTCAG atgcaagcggtgattcatgtggtgatggagaaacggcctctacatcaaaacagcgactgacagcacaaactctttcctgcatcacctgtggaaagacattcagttcacagagacgtttagagacacatgagagaaaacacacagaacagaaactcttcacctgcaccagatgtgacatcagctttcctaccttacaagagaagaaacttcattcacaagagcacagagacaagaaacactttcactGTCAGCAGTGTGGGAAGAGTTTTGTCTCTTCTTCGAATCTAAAGATTCACATGATGtcacacactggagaaaaacctttccactgcagtgaatgtgacaaatattttaGCAGCAAAGGAAATCTTGTTcttcatcagagaattcacatGGTGGAAAAACCGTACGCGTGTCCTCAGTGTGAGAAGAGATTCAGCCACAGACCTCATCTGAAGAGACACGTGGATTTACACACCAATGAGAGACCGCATcagtgcagtgaatgtggaaaaacTTATAGGAGGTCAGATGCTTTAAAGTTAcaccaaaaaacacacactgggGAGAAACTCTATCAGTGTTCTGACTGTGataaacatttccaaaaaaaatctaacctAATAACTCACgagagaactcacactggagagaaaccttgtGTCTGCTCTGACTGTGGAAAGAGATTTTCTGATCCAAATACTTATAAACGTCATCAGAGatttcacactggagaaaaacttTACGTTTGCTCTCACTGTGAAAATAGATTTTCTGATCATAGTTCTTACAAAGTTCATGTGAGAATTCACACGGGAGAAAAACCTTATGAGTGCAGACTTTGTGGAAATAGTTTTAGCCGACAAAACACTTTAAGAAAACACCAGAGAATTCATACAGGTGAAAAACCTTAtaaatgttctcagtgtgacaagacGTTTGCTCGACAAGATGTCCTGAGAATCCATGAGAGAGTTCACagtggagagaaaccttatcactgcTCTGACTGTGGAAAGAGCTTCTCCGGACGATCTAATTTCAGAgttcatcagagaattcacacagGTGAAAAACCTTATATatgttctcagtgtgacaagacGTTTGCTCAACCAGATGTCCTGAAATCCCACgagagaactcacactggagagaaaccttatcactgcTCCATCTGCGAGAAAAGCTTTTCTCATAAGAGTACTTTCAAAGTTCatgagagagttcacactgAAGAGAAACCTTATCAGTGCTCCGTCTGCGGCGAGGGATTCACTTATTTAAAACGTCTTAAGATTCATAAGAAGAAACATGCTAAAGAACAACCTGCACTGGAATCATCATag
- the LOC130437673 gene encoding zinc finger protein 501-like, with protein MLDIDDLFCVLMLTMTSQADVMCSRQTQDTVPLKICSVKLMDIKRVKEEQTDEDENPLKNGENLDIKTEETSDEEQTDGCEDFIPSDESGDSCGDGETASTSKQRLTAQTLSCITCGKTFSSQRRLETHERKHTEQKLFTCTRCDISFPTLQEKKLHSQEHRDKKHFHCQLCGNSFVSSFSLIRHMRIHTGEKPFHCSECDKCFGTKGNLVLHQRNHTGEKPYACPHCEKRFNHKHNLRTHLRVHTNESPYQCSECGKTFRQSNSLQRHQRTHSDEKLYQCSHCDKSFCDNSLLITHERTHTGEKPYLCSHCGKSFSDPRHFRVHQIIHTGEKPHLCSVCGKRFSRRHHLVSHQRTHTGEKPFKCSQCDKTFARSDVLRTHERVHTGEKPYHCSICGERFTQLGSLQTHQKKHAEEQTVLDSF; from the exons atgctggatattgatgatttgttttgtgttctgatgTTGACGATGACGTCACAGGCGGATGTGATGTGCTCTAGACAAACACAGGACACGGTACCACTGAAGATTTGTTCTGTCAAACTGATGGATATTAAAAGAGTAAAGGAAGAACAgactgatgaagatgagaatCCACTGAAGAATGGCGAGAACCTGGatataaaaacagaagaaacatcAGATGAAGAACAGACTGATGGTTGTGAGGATTTTATTCCTTCGG atgagagcggtgattcatgtggtgatggagaaacggcctctacatcaaaacagcgactgacagcacaaactctttcctgcatcacctgtggaaagacattcagttcacagagacgtttagagacacatgagagaaaacacaccgaacagaaactcttcacctgcaccagatgtgacatcagctttcctaccttacaagagaagaaacttcattcacaagagcacagagacaagaaacactttcactGTCAGCTGTGTGGGAACAGTTTTGTCTCGTCTTTTAGTCTGATACgtcacatgaggattcacactggagaaaaacctttccactgcagtgaatgtgacaaGTGTTTCGGCACCAAAGGAAATCTTGTTCTTCATCAGAGAAATCACACGGGAGAAAAACCGTATGCGTGTCCTCACTGTGAGAAGAGATTCAACCACAAACACAATTTGAGGACACATTTGCGTGTCCACACCAATGAGAGTCCGTATcagtgcagtgaatgtggaaaaaccttTAGACAGTCAAATTCTTTACAGAGACACCAAAGAACACACTCTGATGAGAAACTCTATCAGTGTTCACACTGTGATAAAAGTTTCTGTGATAATTCTCTTCTAATAACTCATgagagaactcacactggagagaaaccttacctctgctctcactgtggaaagagcttttcTGATCCACGTCATTTCAGAGTTCATCAAataattcacactggagagaaacctcatcTCTGCAGTGTTTGTGGGAAGAGATTCAGTCGACGCCACCATTTAGTGTCACACCAGAGAACTCATACAGGAGAAAAACCCTTcaaatgttctcagtgtgacaagacGTTTGCTCGATCAGATGTCTTGAGAACCCatgagagagttcacactggagagaaaccttatcactgcTCCATCTGTGGAGAGAGATTCACTCAGTTAGGAAGTTTACAGACTCATCAGAAGAAACatgctgaagaacaaactgTACTGGATTCATTTTAG